A genomic region of Bombus pyrosoma isolate SC7728 linkage group LG6, ASM1482585v1, whole genome shotgun sequence contains the following coding sequences:
- the LOC122568494 gene encoding eukaryotic translation initiation factor 4 gamma 3-like isoform X4 encodes MVSRYGVSKEGAVGVAVGVGPMHCLLPHCGGPHHHHHLSAPHPQNPQPGHNHHVHPAHQPPPSPSPHLNHQLNHHQLTVNINHLSHQQQQQQQTQHQQAPPQYRVVTANARSDFHVSGQNYGTQPGGQVGGGGGSVGVPGGRGPPPLGGLQSIGQSAAGIPPGGPAGGQAPPQTPAPGVQSQPPQGPAPTTTPPVHTPSPQEMGKQAHLQPQPQPLSQVYGPTQTRPTSQSYYQGPRPQQPRGISHRGGQGGTSAQVVGMSGVGGSGGQPTAIYHTSGLPVQTGTIYQVPHQIPHQQSLYTMNNQMPLQVVFGGPPQRHPTHQNQSYFQPFQHNAILTQSMFGYGAPAPTPQPYYWPTGQPNTPLSLSRAGASAVTGGAQHVAGPLAGAQGAPVVPQGTLQQPTQQAQPLPPMGISLSQTDMYSGHNGGTTSASNSTTKSRKPRGQNAITDIVDPTTGKNISHEIYKDNETIQSGESSNRETPQPQLPAMIVTEVEVKSTSATSIITQTSVSIVTIPSTNVPEVPKPSTTAPSANPVPAREPFPNLSNKNSSSSPPRRKSQTHTHNQSTATATISAAATELPSSAKEQKDKKTREKSLSSRGTTPTPTHNQTDHHLKTNGDASGDKPESDPVRTEVQQQKSSDGKAMQKQKSKNRLKPRELNRKGAEKEGTDMDAFVNTVPPAKPEIKQDNKDPLTPKDSNKEGNREIMKDNKEKDNYEPKKEKEATSDHTKERAGKQTPVTLDSLKESILIQTPAIEKLPSNKETIKESSPKIEDNNKSNACNMQSKSVPNDVVDHVKVKEESDVQAIVAQKNEENSKVSAIRTVNEEKPQTSPVIEKTTESETPVQTEITSVTNQIQLKYKYKEDQWSPINKSGKKIYDREFLMKLQDDPNSKIKPSNLPDLDVVLKDSSKARNNVELRLFKDTNINRHDVLFPGFIKPLNANNRAPPPNRKSNPGKSSKPIKPNVIHVSLSLREDVKLRETENAWRPTRLKSLNLSEEEAKSEALYKRVRSVLNKLTPQKFNTLVDQVRTLTIDTPERLQGVINLVFEKAVDEPSFSVAYALMCKELAVMEVSGSDKNSDKQECSYTFKKLIINRCQKEFERNPVNEVARAAKLKEIEECIDPEKKKDLQLQFEDEERKTRIKSVGNIRFIGELYKQGMLTTKIMHRCIKELLIQSDEDSLECLCKLLTTVGKDLESKVSAEEMQDYFNKMQDIVARRGHGKISSRIRFMLQDVIDLRANSWIPRRDDSNPKTIDQIQKEADSERLDSQLSNTPLSTPRKDERTNDRKRNRGVGPTDDGGWSQPVVRTRQPYSVETAKLKNKPPPMDDLQLGSRNMYMWKTPSSCGSKAINSNKFACLENVSNLDQDKRKTSPQLSGSRSTGPREYGRDYKPSYDGRSSRNGSHQLSSSSSSRDSSLLDNSQSQSVSMPPPSLKSSSQPTSSSHKPQMSEEEFMKTLNKIMKDYLKNPIIEKVSLAIQQNFDNTLTKFIRELINFVLEKSPLDRECISYLLSHLITQKILPISHLRNGFIEILELVDDLVLDIPKVWLYLAEILSHPIEEEIVPLTELKPIFDSLRTRGYVGKFLGELLSKISRDKGHKWVADKWDQSGLKLSNVIDTELEEVDKIIKDYNLEFCTGDYNSAKSSTSNQPTMQQIHDELRKLMKESSFDEICGWIIVHVGNRVKEPTFIRILTTAILETSMEPVNNRWCLNSEAFINLQQLIRRFVDANESLELQCLYAIQLHLHSLQYPHGTLFNIMTNLSDYNIISSDAFLTWKKSPEPAQREWHGVATMALTSFFTGLQEADDASSVEDVSTSVSQERC; translated from the exons ATGGTTTCGAGATATGGCGTCTCTAAGGAGGGCGCAGTGGGTGTAGCCGTAGGTGTAGGACCTATGCACTGTCTCTTGCCACATTGTGGAGGGCCccatcaccatcatcatcTTTCGGCCCCCCACCCACAAAATCCACAGCCAGGTCACAATCACCACGTGCATCCGGCCCATCAGCCACCACCCTCGCCGAGTCCCCACTTGAATCATCAGCTGAACCATCATCAGTTAACTGTTAATATTAACCATCTGAGTCatcagcagcaacagcagcaacaaaCCCAGCATCAACAAGCACCGCCACAATATCGAGTCGTTACTGCAAATGCTA GATCAGATTTTCATGTGTCTGGTCAAAATTACGGCACCCAACCAGGGGGCCAGGTGGGTGGGGGAGGGGGTAGTGTAGGAGTACCTGGGGGCAGAGGACCTCCACCACTCGGTGGCTTACAGTCCATTGGACAATCAGCAGCAGGTATTCCACCAGGAGGTCCTGCTGGAGGGCAAGCACCACCACAAACTCCTGCACCCGGGGTACAATCACAACCGCCGCAAGGTCCGGCTCCAACTACGACACCTCCCGTACATACTCCATCACCGCAGGAAATGGGAAAACAGGCCCATTTGCAACCTCAACCGCAACCTCTATCACAAGTATATGGGCCAACGCAAACAAGGCCAACGTCCCAA AGTTATTACCAGGGTCCTAGGCCACAACAGCCAAGAGGCATCAGTCACAGAGGGGGTCAAGGGGGTACTAGTGCACAAGTAGTTGGAATGTCTGGAGTTGGTGGAAGTGGAGGTCAACCAACTGCAATTTATCATACAAGTGGTTTGCCAGTTCAAACTGGAACAATATACCAAGTCCCCCATCAGATCCCACATCAGCAATCCTTATACACAATGAACAATCAAATGCCCCTTCAGGTAGTA tttgGTGGTCCACCCCAAAGACACCCAACACATCAAAATCAATCATATTTTCAACCATTTCAACATAATGCCATTCTAACACAGAGTATGTTTGGATATGGTGCACCTGCACCAACTCCTCAACCTT ATTACTGGCCTACAGGCCAACCAAATACACCACTAAGTTTAAGTAGAGCAGGTGCAAGCGCTGTCACTGGTGGGGCTCAACATGTTGCAGGCCCGCTGGCCGGTGCCCAAGGAGCCCCAGTAGTACCACAAGGTACACTGCAGCAACCTACGCAACAGGCTCAGCCTTTACCCCCCATGGGTATATCTTTATCTCAGACTG atATGTACTCAGGTCATAATGGTGGTACAACAAGTGCATCAAATAGTACGACAAAATCTCGGAAACCAAGAGGACAAAATGCTATTACTGATATAGTAGATCCAACAACTGGTAAAAATATAAGTCACGAAATTTACAAAGATAATGAAACTATTCAAAGTGGTGAATCCAGCAATCGTGAAACACCTCAGCCACAA TTACCCGCAATGATTGTAACTGAAGTTGAAGTGAAGAGTACGAGTGCCACGTCTATTATAACACAGACATCAGTTTCCATTGTGACTATACCAAGTACGAACGTTCCGGAGGTCCCTAAACCGTCCACCACTGCCCCAAGTGCTAACCCTGTTCCTGCCAGAGAACCGTTCCCAAATTTatccaataaaaattcatcgagtTCACCGCCTAGAAGAAAATCTCAGACTCATACCCACAATCAATCTACTGCTACTGCTACTATTTCTGCTGCTGCAACTGAGTTGCCTTCGAGTGCCAAAgaacaaaaagataaaaagacgAGGGAAAAGAGTCTTAGTTCTAGAGGTACTACTCCCACACCTACTCATAACCAAACAGATCATCACTTGAAAACCAATGGAGATGCGTCTGGTGATAAACCGGAATCCGATCCTGTTCGAACTGAAGTTCAACAACAAAAATCATCTGATG GTAAAGCTATGCAGAAGCAAAAGAGTAAAAACAGGCTCAAACCCCGTGAACTTAATCGGAAAGGAGCGGAGAAAGAAGGTACAGATATGGATGCTTTCGTAAACACGGTACCTCCGGCGAAACctgaaataaaacaagacAACAAAGATCCTTTAACACCGAAGGACAGTAATAAGGAAGGAAATCGTGAAATTATGAAGGATaataaggaaaaagataaCTACGAAccaaaaaaagagaaggaagctACTTCCGATCATACAAAGGAAAGGGCGGGGAAACAAACACCCGTGACACTAGATAGCCTAAAAGAAAGTATTCTCATACAAACACCTGCTATAGAAAAACTGCCAAGCAACAAAGAAACTATAAAGGAATCTTCCCCTAAGATAgaggataataataaatcgaacgCATGTAATATGCAATCAAAATCAGTTCCTAATGATGTTGTTGATCATGTGAAAGTTAAAGAAGAGTCCGATGTACAAGCAATAGTAGCAcaaaagaatgaagaaaattcgaaGGTTTCAGCAATTCGAACGGTTAACGAAGAGAAGCCGCAAACATCTCCGGTTATTGAAAAAACAACCGAAAGCGAAACTCCGGTTCAAACTGAAATCACATCGGTTACAAATCAAatacaattgaaatataaatataaggaGGACCAGTGGAGTCCTATAAATAAAAGCGGTAAAAAGATTTATGATCGTGagtttttaatgaaactacAGGATGATCCTAATAGTAAAATCAAACCGTCTAACTTACCAGATTTAGACGTTGTTTTGAAAGATAGTTCAAAg GCAAGGAATAATGTTGAACTTAGGctatttaaagatacaaatatcaATAGACATGATGTTTTATTCCCTGGATTCATAAAACCGTTAAACGCAAATAACCGAGCG CCACCACCGAATCGGAAGAGCAATCCAGGGAAATCATCGAAACCAATAAAGCCAAATGTTATTCATGTATCGTTATCCTTGAGGGAAGACGTAAAATTAAGGGAAACTGAAAATGCATGGAGGCCGACAAGATTGAAAAGTTTGAATCTTAGTGAAGAAGAAGCTAAATCGGAAGCTCTTTACAAGAGAGTTAGAAGTGTACTAAATAAACTCACACCGCagaaatttaatactttagtCGATCAGGTTCGTACATTAACCATCGACACACCGGAACGACTGCAGGGCGTCATCAATTTAGTCTTCGAGAAG gCTGTGGATGAACCAAGCTTTTCTGTAGCATATGCATTAATGTGCAAAGAACTTGCTGTAATGGAAGTCTCAGGTTCAGACAAGAATTCAGACAAACAAGAGTGCTCATATACCTTCAAGAAACTCATTATTAATCGTTGTCAAAAggaattcgaaagaaatccAGTAAACGAGGTGGCAAGAGCTGCTAAACTCAAGGAAATAGAAGAATGTATTGATCCT gaaaagaaaaaagatttgcAGTTACAATTTGAGGATGAAGAACGAAAGACACGTATAAAATCAGTAGGAAATATACG ATTTATTGGTGAATTGTATAAACAAGGAATGTTAACAACTAAAATCATGCATCGTTGCATAAAGGAACTGTTAATTCAGAGTGATGAAGATAGTCTTGAATGCTTGTGCAAGTTGTTAACAACAGTCGGAAAAGATTTAGAGTCAAAAGTGTCTGCAGAA GAAATGCaagattatttcaataaaatgcaAGATATTGTTGCACGACGGGGGCATGGAAAAATTAGCTCTAGAATTCGTTTTATGCTGCAAGATGTAATAGATTTAAGAGCAAATAGCTGGATTCCAAGGAGAGATGATAGTAACCCTAAAACAATAGATCAAATTCAAAAAGAAGCAGATTCTGAAAGATTAGATAGCCAATTGAGTAACACTCCTTTAAGTACACCTCGAAAAGATGAACGTACTAATGATAGAAAAAGGAATC GTGGTGTTGGTCCCACTGATGATGGTGGTTGGAGTCAACCTGTTGTCAGAACAAGGCAACCATATTCTGTTGAGACAGCTAAGCTTAAAAATAAACCT cctCCAATGGATGATTTACAATTAGGAAGCAGAAACATGTATATGTGGAAAACGCCTTCGAGTTGTGGCTCAAAGgcaataaattcaaataaatttgcatgCTTAGAAAATGTATCGAACTTAGATCAAGATAAACGAAAAACGTCTCCACAACTCTCTGG atcaAGGTCTACTGGACCAAGAGAGTATGGTCGTGACTACAAACCTTCCTATG ATGGTAGGAGTTCTCGGAATGGTAGTCACCAATTAAGCAGTTCGTCGTCAAGTAGAGACAGTTCGTTATTAGATAATTCACAAAGTCAAAGCGTTTCTATGCCACCGCCATCATTGAAGTCGTCCTCACAACCTACCTCTAGCTCCCATAAACCTCAGATGtcagaagaagaatttatgaaaacgttaaacaaaataatgaaagacTATCTCAAAAATCCTATCATTGAA aaagtttCGTTGGCTATTCAACAGAACTTCGATAACACATTAACAAAATTCATACGTGAATTGATCAACTTTGTTCTTGAAAAGTCACCTCTCGACAGAGAATGCATATCGTATCTTTTGTCGCATTTAATTACTCAAAAAATTTTACCTATATCACATCTAAGAAACGG attcattgaaatattggAACTAGTTGATGATCTTGTACTCGATATACCCAAAGTTTGGTTATATCTAGCAGAGATATTAT cACATCCAATAGAAGAGGAGATAGTCCCCCTAACCGAGTTGAAACCTATATTTGATAGTTTAAGAACTCGGGGATATGTAGGCAAATTCCTTGGggaattattatcgaaaatatcCCGAGATAAAGGACATAAGTGGGTTGCAGATAAATGGGACCAAAGTGGACTTAAGTTGAGTAATGTAATTGATACAGAACTTGAAGAAGTTGACAAAATCATTAAAGATTAC AACTTGGAGTTCTGCACTGGTGATTATAATAGTGCCAAAAGCTCAACTAGTAATCAACCCACAATGCAGCAAATTCATGATGAACTTAGAAAACTCATGAAAGAAAGtagtttcgatgaaatttgtgGGTGGATAATt GTACATGTAGGTAATCGGGTCAAAGAACCCacttttattcgaatattaacGACTGCCATTTTAGAGACGTCCATGG aaccAGTGAACAACAGGTGGTGTTTAAACAGCGaagcttttattaatttacaacagtTAATTCGCCGATTCGTCGATGCAAATGAATCTTTAGAATTGCAGTGTCTTTATGCAATCCAACTTCATTTGCACAGTCTACAATATCCACACG GGACTCTCTTCAATATTATGACAAATTTGTCggattataacataatttcaaGCGACGCGTTCCTAACGTGGAAAAAGAGTCCTGAACCAGCCCAGCGTGAATGGCATGGAGTCGCAACGATGGCGCTGACTTCGTTTTTCACTGGTTTACAAGAAGCTGATGATGCTTCCAGCGTGGAAGACGTATCAACTAGCGTCAGCCAAGAACGTTGTTGA